A segment of the Geoglobus ahangari genome:
TTCATAAGGGACGAGGTGCTCGAGGCGATAGCGGAGATGGAAAATCCTTTTGTTGGAGAGGAGGGGTTTTAGCGAGGTGATAGCATGATATCCATAATCGTGCACAGCGGGGAGTGGGACAGGATTTACCACGCGTTCAGCATCGCGACAACGTACTCTGCGGTTGGAGAGAAGGTGAAGGTCTTTCTGACATACTGGGCGATAGACACCGTGGTTAAGGACAGGGTGGAGTGTGGAGATGAGAGAAAGAACGATGTGATCAGGAGGGGGATTGAGAAGGGCAGTGTCAAGGGGCTTGAGGAGATGGTCGCACTCGGCAAGGAGTTCGGGAACCTAGAGATCGTGGTCTGCAGCGGTAGCATGGAGCTTCTTGGATATGGCGAGAGCGACATGCCGCCGTGGGTGGACAGGGTTGGCGGTCTTGCCGAGCAGTTAATGAATGCGGAGAAGGTAATCTTCATCTAATTCTTATTA
Coding sequences within it:
- a CDS encoding DsrE family protein; protein product: MISIIVHSGEWDRIYHAFSIATTYSAVGEKVKVFLTYWAIDTVVKDRVECGDERKNDVIRRGIEKGSVKGLEEMVALGKEFGNLEIVVCSGSMELLGYGESDMPPWVDRVGGLAEQLMNAEKVIFI